Below is a genomic region from Castanea sativa cultivar Marrone di Chiusa Pesio chromosome 2, ASM4071231v1.
GGTGAGAGAAAAGTCTCAACCAATATTGTCAACCAAGTGTTACCAACACAAATGTAATAGAAGATGCCTCCATTAAATACCCAATGATAAGCTAGCAAGATATGTCATATAGAATCTAAGAGAACAAGCATCAAACATATAGAAGACATATAAAATATACACAAGATTTACATTACTAAGTTTAGACTCATAGATTAAGTTCGGACTAATCCATTATAAttagagattaaattctataaggacgtggtgtaaaacccatgttttacCCCTCCAATCccaacatgccacatcatcttatcacatatttaagaataaacacaattacactcaatcaattctaatacccatatataaacCCAACCAAATTGGGAATCTATCgagatgttattaggtgtggtaggatgtattgaattttaagtgaAATGATAATGTGACAATCacttattggatggtgtaaaacatgagttttacatcccatccttatagaatttaatctcttatAATTAACATGTTACAATAGTTTTCAACTCAAGTTTTGTAGCATAAAACTTGAGCTTAAATAACAAACTTGAAGAAATATAAGATTACCTCAAGGAGCTTTACAAAATCCAACTAAAccaaaatgaaatatttcaaacaacttgttgaaagaaaatttggtccactttggttctattcggtctgttcggtccactttagtcctattcggtccattcgatctactttggtcctattcggtcttATATAGTCCATTTTGGTACTTTTCAGTTCATTCAGTTCACTTTGGTTCTATCCAGTCCATTCAGTTTTATTCGGTTCATTTGgttctattcagtccaatttggtccacttcaaTTTATTTGATTAGGTCagtacattgttttttttttttttgagaaataattacaacatgctgctatcCTCGCAGCTTGAACCCTTTCTCCCCTAGACCTCCATGTACTTTGTACAtgacaatatttaaatttagttaCAAGGCCATTGACATTTCAGTCTATTGTTTGTTACCTCTTTTCTCATATTGTGAATGTTTGTAAATtgttcttataaaaataaattgtatgaTAGAAATATAAgcagtgtggccgataccgtaccggtaccggccgtaccggccggtacgtacCGTACCGGTCAGTGCACCGTGCACGGTACACATATTGTGCGGAAAAATACCGGCCGTGCGGCCGCGtgcggccataccggccaatttcgggcaatcgGCCGACCGGCGTGCtggcataaaaaaaaagcttttttttttttttttttttagttttgtaattttttgaatttttgtaaaggcataatggtaacttatttacattaacttcttagtattatttgttttcttagtatgcaatgaacaactaagctttctattttttatattgtgtttttttttcttttatttgatactaaagtctaaaactatgaataatttgttctgaattgagataatgttttataataaacttttatatttactataatataagtgaaatattatatgtttataaacatagttctagagattttggtatgtgtgtgtgtgtgtgtgtatatatatatataaaatagcggtaaacccgaaacggtacaccggtattgaccggtatccgaaatatatcataccggtggccaaaccggtacagcctccggtacggtattgacttccttgaatATAAGTAGTGTTCCTTTGCTAACTATTGGGTGCATTACACGAGTTAGCAACAAATTAAACAGGCTATATAAGAAATGCATttgctaatttttaaatttttttctaagcaAATGGAGCcagctaattttattttaaaatttgactttaccaaaaaaaaaaaaaaatctctttaaaaaagagaaaaataaaattagtcaAAGAAGAACGACGTCGTTCATTGTTTTTGTGTCTCTTATACTATGCTCTTGCTGCTTATAAAAATGGTCGGCCGCCACAACTGAATGCTCTTCCCGAATCCCATAAACCATAACAACcgccaaaaacctcaaaaccccaaaaccccaTTTCTCTTTCACTCTTGTATCACTCACAAAATGAGCGTGGAGTGTTACGTAGTGGTGCACAACATAGCAAAACGACACAACGTTGGCACACTGGCCCGGAGCGCCACCGCCTTCGGCGTCTCCGAGCTCATTCTAGTTGGCCGCAGAGACTTCAACGCCTTTGGAAGCCACGGCTCTACCTCCCACGTCAGCTTCCGCCACTTCCACTCTCTCTCTGACGCTCGCCAATTCCTCAAGGTACGAGAATTTTGTGGGtgtgtttgctttttttttacaaagtctttgtctttttggttgttttgggtttggaatGTGAAATCTTGAAGTGGGTATTTGTGTTTCAGGACAAAGATTGCGATATTTGTGGGGTTGAGATTACAGACACTTCTGTGGCTGTCAACCAGCACCCTTTCAAGAAAAGCACAGCTTTTCTACTAGGAAATGAGGTgtggggttttgaattttttgatggTTTGTATAAGTTTATTGTGACTTTCCTTGATCTGTTGGTTATTTAAAATTCTGGGTTATTTTTCAATTAGTTTGTTTGGTGTTTCTTGGTGGAATTTCCTTTTTAAGTATGGAAGTCTGAATTTGTATGCTTTATCATTTCAGTTTTCAATGTGCTAAGTTAATTATATTGCTTAGTAATCATAGGCTTAAGAGGAATATTACAACATGTGCTTGCAAGTTGCAATCTAAGCATTAGTGATGCCTAGATATCTCTCTTTTGCTGGGATATCTAATCTAATGGATGAAAGTGGCCCTTTTAAATGTTTggatgaattaatttttttattttattttttgttgataagaaaaattttatttgaagaaaGACTACTTAATGTGAAAAGATCACAAAGTAGCAAAGATGtacaaataaaaggaaaaacaaaaacacaaccaTGATCAAGGAAAAAGCAAATCTATAAACATCAGAAGGGAATCACTAGATGTGAGACCTCaagcccgagaccaatcaaacagagAAACCATAAACAAAGCAAGGAGCTGATTCCCTGAACTCTCCACATCTTCAAATTTGCAATTATTACACTCCCTTCAAATGCATGTCATCAAACACAACAGtgtcaaattccaaatatcatATGAGTGCCCTTACTGGTAAAACCCAAGAGACTCCAAATGTTCTAAAGACAAAACTCCACAGAAGATAAGCCTTCTCACAGTTTGGATGAATCAAATTTTAGAGTTTGAAGGTGGGGTTGGGCTTTTGAGTTCAATCTGTTACCCATGGTACCAACAAGGTGACAAGATAGAAATGCCACTGAGGGCTTCCTAGGCATTTTATATTACAGTATTGCAATAAAGCTCACTGGAAGAAGAAACTGTAGTTTAGTTTGAGATCATTTGGGTATACATAATTTTTAGGCTATTTTTGAGATGCTTTGTTTTTACTTTGTAGGGAACAGGCCTTTCTGCCAAAGAATGTGAGATATGTGACTTTTTTGTTTATATCCcacagtatgggtgtggtactGCTTCTTTGAATGTCACAGTTGCGGCTTCTATTGTATTGCATCATTTTGGAGGTAATTTTATTGACAATCATCAAAGTACTTCGTAAGTAAATTTCACCTTTTAGGGCATGCAGGCTTTCCACTTATATGTACACTTTCACGGTGTAAGGATGATAGATAACCAATGTGCTttgccaagagtcttgtagttCAACTAGTTGACATCTTCTAGTGTTTTCAACAGAGACATCCAGGGTTCtaatcccccctcccccaactatcaaattatcaaaaagataaccaatgagctctagctcaaatgggcAAACCCCCTTCTGTGTGCTCGCATGATAACATGGTGGATGTTGTCCTCAAGACCTGCTGAgtgtttttgtgaaaattttcttcccattttcatccattttcttTCTGTCATGTTTTTACAgtttttgttcatgcatcaACCTAAATGAACCATTGTTTTTTCCTTGCTTTCTTACTTGCTTGTTGACATAGTTTTCTTAACAGGCAGTTGTAGTGGTATGTAGTAATTTGTGTGCCTCAGGCACATAGTATATGTACAGAACCTCAGCCCCTAGAATCAAATTCTAAAATAGTATAGTGCTGATGGGTGGTTCTGATAAGCAAAACAAGGAATATGGTTGTAACCACATATTGAATTATCAATGGAGACatccagggttcaaatcccctttccccaactattgaattaaccaaaaaaaagaggagggGGATGTTTAGTTAATGAAAATAATGAGAAGGGATGGCAACTCTATCGGTGGTCCTTAAGCATTTTTTTATGGCGCTCATTGTTCATTATGGGGATAAAGAGCTCTTCAAGATTAATGCGTAAAAGAAGTctataaaaaatcatacaaattttcaaaatactta
It encodes:
- the LOC142623164 gene encoding uncharacterized protein LOC142623164 isoform X1 produces the protein MLFPNPINHNNRQKPQNPKTPFLFHSCITHKMSVECYVVVHNIAKRHNVGTLARSATAFGVSELILVGRRDFNAFGSHGSTSHVSFRHFHSLSDARQFLKDKDCDICGVEITDTSVAVNQHPFKKSTAFLLGNEGTGLSAKECEICDFFVYIPQYGCGTASLNVTVAASIVLHHFGVWAGFPERTREGSKFVVAERPVKQVRRSFCAETADTIIEERKSRRENASNGFFDESEVNNSASNLLDALFGDD
- the LOC142623164 gene encoding uncharacterized protein LOC142623164 isoform X2; the encoded protein is MLFPNPINHNNRQKPQNPKTPFLFHSCITHKMSVECYVVVHNIAKRHNVGTLARSATAFGVSELILVGRRDFNAFGSHGSTSHVSFRHFHSLSDARQFLKDKDCDICGVEITDTSVAVNQHPFKKSTAFLLGNEGTGLSAKECEICDFFVYIPQYGCGTASLNVTVAASIVLHHFGGNFTSHKVGEKILAFRGGHPIPIK